Proteins encoded in a region of the Burkholderia ubonensis subsp. mesacidophila genome:
- a CDS encoding helix-turn-helix transcriptional regulator — translation MSSARTRARYNGATAAAAAPRRAQGGSPESAIPMRKKKSPVKDLLLSRYAPLADGIATLFFPYAEVVIHDLHDQTVLYLANNLSKREVGDDSALEEIDHSARERVIGPYEKLNWDGRRMRCVSNILFDDEGHPAGMMCINFNIAVFDEVRATLDLFIKGAGVVAQPDELFRDDWQERINTFLHGWLRERQVGLNGLTRVHRRELVEALYAEGAFRGKSAANYVANVLGMGRATVYKHLKHLKDTQGDA, via the coding sequence ATGAGCAGCGCGCGCACGCGAGCCCGATACAATGGCGCAACCGCCGCGGCGGCCGCGCCTCGGCGTGCCCAAGGCGGCTCACCCGAGAGTGCGATCCCGATGCGCAAGAAGAAATCCCCCGTCAAAGACCTGCTGCTGTCCCGCTACGCGCCGCTTGCCGACGGCATCGCGACGCTGTTCTTCCCCTACGCGGAAGTCGTGATTCACGACCTGCACGACCAGACCGTGCTGTATCTCGCGAACAACCTGTCGAAGCGCGAGGTCGGCGACGACTCCGCGCTCGAGGAAATCGACCACTCGGCGCGCGAGCGCGTGATCGGCCCATACGAGAAGCTCAACTGGGACGGCCGGCGGATGCGCTGCGTCAGCAACATCCTGTTCGACGACGAAGGGCATCCGGCCGGGATGATGTGCATCAACTTCAACATCGCGGTGTTCGACGAAGTGCGTGCGACGCTCGACCTGTTCATCAAGGGCGCGGGCGTCGTCGCGCAACCGGACGAGCTGTTCCGCGACGACTGGCAGGAGCGCATCAACACGTTCCTGCACGGCTGGCTGCGCGAGCGGCAGGTCGGCCTGAACGGACTCACGCGCGTGCATCGGCGCGAGCTCGTCGAGGCGCTCTACGCGGAAGGCGCGTTCCGCGGCAAGAGCGCGGCGAACTACGTCGCGAACGTGCTCGGGATGGGACGCGCGACGGTCTACAAGCATCTCAAGCACCTGAAGGACACGCAGGGCGACGCCTAG
- a CDS encoding ornithine cyclodeaminase family protein: protein MTQAAPTLPLTVDDATVRAALPSLDVLGTLRRMFAALGEARAVQPPQTLTLFPDQAGDFITYLGAFADAQVFGAKLSPYIVTGGKPDGRPIVTAWTALMSMRTGQPLMWCDAQRLTIERTAGTTALAVDCLAPGDAKHLAVIGTGAVGLAHLRHTAALRDWETIRVHSPALAGNAALQAELARLDPRARPADSVDACVRDADVVMLCTSSGVPVLGDGMLTRPALVTSISTNVAQAHEIPPAWLPDMDVYCDYRHTTPASAGEMQRAVAEHGWRVERIAGDLPALVHGTCPPPSRTRHAFFRSIGLGLEDVAIAHALYTHLTHA from the coding sequence ATGACGCAAGCCGCCCCGACCCTGCCGCTGACCGTCGACGACGCGACGGTGCGCGCCGCCCTGCCGTCGCTCGACGTGCTCGGCACGCTGCGCCGCATGTTCGCCGCGCTCGGCGAAGCACGCGCGGTGCAGCCGCCGCAAACGCTCACGCTGTTCCCCGACCAGGCCGGCGACTTCATCACCTACCTCGGCGCGTTCGCCGACGCGCAGGTGTTCGGCGCGAAGCTGTCGCCGTACATCGTGACGGGCGGCAAACCCGACGGGAGACCCATCGTCACCGCATGGACCGCGCTGATGTCGATGCGGACCGGCCAGCCGCTGATGTGGTGCGACGCGCAGCGCCTGACGATCGAGCGCACCGCCGGCACGACCGCGCTCGCGGTCGACTGCCTCGCGCCCGGCGATGCGAAGCATCTCGCGGTGATCGGCACGGGCGCGGTCGGCCTCGCGCACCTGCGGCACACGGCGGCGCTGCGCGATTGGGAGACGATCCGCGTCCATTCGCCGGCGCTGGCCGGCAACGCGGCGTTGCAGGCCGAACTCGCGCGGCTGGACCCGCGTGCGCGGCCGGCCGACAGTGTCGACGCGTGCGTGCGCGACGCGGACGTCGTGATGCTGTGCACGTCGTCGGGCGTGCCGGTGCTCGGCGACGGCATGCTCACGCGCCCCGCGCTCGTCACGTCGATCAGCACGAACGTCGCGCAGGCTCACGAGATCCCGCCCGCGTGGCTGCCCGACATGGACGTGTACTGCGACTACCGGCACACGACGCCCGCGAGCGCGGGCGAGATGCAGCGCGCCGTCGCCGAGCACGGCTGGCGCGTCGAACGCATCGCGGGCGACCTGCCGGCGCTCGTGCATGGCACGTGCCCGCCGCCGTCGCGCACGCGCCATGCGTTCTTCCGCTCGATCGGCCTCGGTCTCGAGGACGTCGCGATCGCGCATGCGCTCTACACGCACCTGACGCACGCATGA
- a CDS encoding ABC transporter substrate-binding protein, with amino-acid sequence MNWKLALCAAAAFASAAVTAHAEPSANTLRFGIEAAYPPFESKTPSGQLQGFDVDVGNAVCAKLKMKCVWVENAFDGLIPALQARKFDAINSAMNITAKRRQSIDFTPAIYVVPIVMVAKRGSPLQPDAASLRGKRVGVLQGSSQEDFLKAHWAGAGVSVVSYQDQDQIYADLVAGRLDAAVQEAQTAQDGFLDKPAGHDYQIVGEPLKDPATLGEGTGFGMRKGDKALQAKVAGALDALKKDGTLSALSQKYFKRDIIAK; translated from the coding sequence ATGAACTGGAAGCTTGCCCTTTGCGCCGCCGCGGCCTTCGCGAGCGCGGCCGTCACGGCCCATGCGGAACCATCCGCCAATACGTTGCGCTTCGGGATCGAAGCCGCTTATCCCCCGTTCGAGAGCAAGACGCCGTCCGGGCAGTTGCAGGGCTTCGACGTCGACGTCGGCAACGCCGTGTGCGCGAAGCTGAAGATGAAGTGCGTGTGGGTCGAGAACGCGTTCGACGGGCTGATTCCCGCGTTGCAGGCGCGCAAGTTCGACGCGATCAACTCGGCGATGAACATCACCGCGAAGCGCAGGCAGAGCATCGATTTCACGCCGGCGATCTACGTCGTGCCGATCGTGATGGTCGCGAAGCGCGGCTCGCCGCTGCAGCCGGACGCGGCGAGCCTGCGCGGCAAGCGCGTCGGCGTGCTGCAGGGCTCGTCGCAGGAGGATTTCCTGAAGGCGCACTGGGCCGGCGCGGGCGTATCGGTCGTGTCGTACCAGGATCAGGACCAGATCTACGCGGATCTCGTCGCGGGCCGCCTCGACGCCGCGGTGCAGGAAGCGCAGACCGCGCAGGACGGCTTCCTCGACAAGCCGGCCGGCCATGATTACCAGATCGTCGGCGAGCCGCTGAAGGACCCGGCGACGCTCGGCGAAGGCACGGGCTTCGGGATGCGCAAGGGCGACAAGGCGTTGCAGGCGAAAGTCGCCGGCGCGCTCGATGCGCTGAAGAAGGACGGCACGCTGAGCGCGCTGTCGCAGAAGTACTTCAAGCGCGACATCATCGCGAAGTAA
- a CDS encoding NAD(P)/FAD-dependent oxidoreductase, producing the protein MDFDVIVLGAGIVGVSSALHLQDRGLRVALVDRRAPGEETSHGNAGLIERSSVVPYAFPRKLGTLLRYLRNRSVDLYWDYKALPAYAGWLARFWRESSPDRLAAAARDMLPLVAASVAEHDALLARTDAQPLVHDGGWIEAFRSPALFDAEVRAQRRIADEHGLRMTVLDARALRDREPGVGDAFCGAFHWQDPKTVSNPGGLTKAYARLFEREGGAFVLGDATTLAQERDGWSVDTAHGRIAARSVVLALGPWSDQVFAPLGYRIPLRAKRGYHMHYRPTRVPLAVPVCDTEEGFVVAPMDGGRLRLTTGVEIALRGAPPTGIQLARAEPLARDAFGIGERLDPAPWLGMRPCTPDMRPVIGPAPRHPGLWFAFGHCHHGLTLGPATGRLLAEMMTGAPTYIDPDPYRPARFG; encoded by the coding sequence ATGGATTTCGACGTCATCGTCCTGGGGGCCGGCATCGTCGGCGTGTCGTCGGCGCTGCACCTGCAGGATCGCGGCCTGCGCGTCGCGCTCGTCGACCGGCGCGCGCCGGGCGAGGAAACGAGCCACGGCAACGCGGGGCTGATCGAACGTTCGTCGGTCGTGCCGTATGCGTTCCCGCGCAAGCTCGGCACGTTGCTGCGCTACCTGCGCAACCGCTCGGTCGATCTCTACTGGGACTACAAGGCGCTGCCCGCGTATGCGGGCTGGCTCGCACGCTTCTGGCGGGAGTCGTCGCCCGATCGGCTCGCGGCCGCCGCGCGCGACATGCTGCCGCTCGTCGCCGCGAGCGTCGCCGAGCACGACGCGCTGCTCGCGCGCACCGACGCGCAGCCGCTCGTGCACGACGGCGGCTGGATCGAGGCGTTCCGTTCGCCCGCGCTGTTCGACGCGGAGGTGCGCGCGCAACGGCGCATCGCGGACGAACACGGCCTGCGGATGACCGTGCTCGACGCCCGCGCGTTGCGCGACCGGGAGCCGGGTGTCGGCGATGCGTTTTGCGGCGCGTTCCACTGGCAGGACCCGAAGACCGTGTCGAATCCGGGCGGATTGACGAAGGCGTATGCGCGGCTGTTCGAGCGCGAAGGCGGCGCGTTCGTGCTCGGCGACGCGACCACGCTTGCGCAGGAACGCGACGGCTGGAGCGTCGACACCGCGCATGGGCGGATCGCGGCCCGCTCGGTGGTGCTCGCGCTCGGCCCGTGGTCCGACCAGGTGTTTGCGCCGCTCGGCTACCGGATTCCGCTGCGCGCGAAGCGCGGCTATCACATGCATTACCGGCCGACGCGCGTGCCGCTCGCCGTGCCCGTCTGCGACACCGAGGAAGGCTTCGTCGTCGCGCCGATGGACGGCGGCCGCCTGCGGCTCACGACCGGCGTCGAGATCGCGCTGCGCGGCGCGCCGCCGACCGGCATCCAGCTCGCGCGCGCCGAGCCGCTTGCGCGCGACGCGTTCGGCATCGGCGAGCGGCTCGATCCCGCGCCGTGGCTCGGGATGCGGCCTTGCACGCCCGACATGCGCCCGGTGATCGGGCCGGCGCCGCGGCACCCGGGCCTGTGGTTCGCGTTCGGCCATTGCCACCACGGGCTGACGCTCGGCCCCGCGACCGGCCGCCTGCTCGCCGAGATGATGACGGGCGCGCCGACCTACATCGATCCCGATCCGTATCGCCCGGCGCGCTTCGGCTGA
- a CDS encoding beta strand repeat-containing protein, with translation MGKNFKLTGAALSVATAFGVLASGSAAAGSLDVLSIPQVIVNPPSNGVSASITAAGTTPLGSISVTASGSGAIQTSLGDPAGAVNTVTGALGGGGAMNPLAPVQGAVNQVVGTLGSNNPAGALSGAVGTVTGALGTVGGGSNPLVPVQGAVNQAVSTLGSNNPTGALSGAVGTITGALGNVGGGSNPLAPVQGAVNQVVGTLGSNNPAGALSGAVDTITGALGNVGGGSNLLAPGQGTVNQVVSTLGSNNPAGALSNAVGTITGALGNVGGGANLLAPVQGAVNQVVSMLGSNNPPGALSNAVGTITGALGNVGGGANPLAPVQGAVNQVVSMLGSNNPAGALSNAVGTITGALGNVGGGANPLAPVQGAVNQVVGTLGSNNPAGALSNAVGTITGALGNVGGGTNPLAPVQGAVNQVVGTLGNGNPADALVNAVNAIAGQTGGGANPLAPVQGAVNQVAGTLGSGNPAGALSNAVNTITGALGNAGGGANPLAPVQGAVTQLAGTLGGNDPAAALGNAVNSLTGALGNLGGSNPLAPVQGAVTQVVNTLSGAAGGSPIAPITNLVNGLQNALPTGGNPAGALSNAVSTATGALGNAVNSLTGALGNVGGGANPLASVQGVLNQVVGTFGGGNPAAALTGAANSLTGALGNVGGGANPLAPVQAAVTQVVNTLSGAAGGSPIAPITNLVNGLTGGSNPAGALTGGLGTVTGALGNAGAPLSQAAGTLTGALANGPAALSQAGGALAGAAGSTAAAGGSLMGAGAGAAGSTAGAAGSALTTGATATATVVNSVGTAVGTALGSTPGVSVTPHTGGGSANNPLGPVSSLLTTLTGALPR, from the coding sequence ATGGGAAAAAACTTTAAATTGACGGGTGCGGCGCTGTCGGTTGCGACGGCGTTCGGGGTACTGGCATCGGGGTCCGCGGCAGCCGGGTCGCTCGATGTGCTGTCGATTCCGCAGGTGATCGTCAATCCGCCGTCGAACGGCGTGTCGGCGAGCATCACCGCGGCGGGTACGACGCCGCTGGGATCGATCAGCGTGACCGCGTCCGGGTCGGGCGCCATTCAGACGTCGCTCGGTGATCCCGCCGGCGCGGTGAATACCGTGACGGGAGCGCTCGGTGGTGGCGGTGCGATGAATCCGCTTGCGCCGGTGCAGGGCGCGGTGAATCAGGTCGTGGGCACGCTGGGGAGCAACAATCCGGCTGGTGCGCTGAGCGGAGCGGTTGGTACGGTCACGGGTGCGCTGGGCACCGTTGGCGGTGGTTCGAACCCGCTGGTGCCGGTACAGGGCGCAGTGAATCAGGCCGTGAGCACGCTGGGCAGCAACAACCCGACCGGCGCGTTGAGCGGCGCGGTTGGCACGATCACGGGCGCACTGGGTAATGTCGGCGGTGGTTCGAATCCGTTGGCTCCGGTGCAGGGCGCGGTGAATCAGGTCGTGGGTACGCTGGGCAGCAACAACCCGGCTGGCGCGCTGAGTGGCGCGGTCGACACGATCACGGGCGCGCTGGGCAACGTTGGTGGCGGTTCGAACCTGCTGGCGCCGGGTCAAGGCACGGTGAATCAGGTCGTGAGCACGCTGGGCAGCAACAACCCGGCGGGCGCGCTGAGCAACGCGGTCGGCACGATCACGGGCGCACTGGGTAACGTAGGCGGTGGCGCGAACCTGTTGGCTCCGGTGCAAGGCGCAGTGAATCAGGTCGTGAGCATGCTGGGCAGCAACAACCCGCCCGGCGCGCTGAGCAACGCGGTCGGCACGATCACGGGCGCACTGGGTAACGTAGGCGGTGGCGCGAACCCGTTGGCTCCGGTGCAAGGCGCAGTGAATCAGGTCGTGAGCATGCTGGGCAGCAACAACCCGGCGGGCGCGCTGAGCAACGCGGTCGGCACGATCACGGGCGCACTGGGTAACGTAGGCGGAGGCGCGAACCCGCTGGCGCCGGTGCAAGGGGCGGTGAATCAGGTCGTGGGCACGCTGGGCAGCAACAACCCGGCGGGCGCGCTGAGCAACGCGGTCGGTACGATCACGGGCGCACTGGGCAACGTGGGCGGCGGCACGAACCCGCTGGCGCCGGTACAGGGCGCAGTGAATCAGGTCGTCGGCACGCTCGGCAACGGCAACCCGGCGGACGCACTCGTCAACGCGGTGAACGCGATCGCGGGCCAGACCGGTGGCGGCGCGAATCCGCTCGCCCCGGTGCAAGGCGCGGTGAACCAGGTCGCCGGCACGCTCGGCAGCGGCAACCCGGCCGGTGCGCTCAGCAACGCGGTGAACACGATCACCGGCGCGCTGGGCAACGCCGGCGGCGGCGCCAACCCGCTGGCGCCGGTCCAGGGTGCGGTGACGCAGCTGGCCGGCACGCTCGGCGGCAACGATCCGGCAGCCGCGCTCGGCAACGCCGTGAACTCGCTGACCGGCGCGCTCGGCAACCTCGGCGGCTCCAATCCCCTGGCACCGGTGCAAGGCGCGGTGACGCAGGTCGTCAACACGCTGTCCGGCGCGGCCGGCGGCAGCCCGATCGCGCCGATCACGAACCTCGTCAACGGGCTGCAGAACGCGCTGCCGACCGGCGGCAACCCGGCCGGCGCGCTGAGCAACGCCGTCAGCACGGCGACGGGCGCACTCGGCAACGCGGTGAATTCGCTGACCGGCGCGCTGGGCAACGTCGGCGGCGGCGCCAACCCGCTGGCGTCGGTGCAGGGCGTGCTGAACCAGGTCGTGGGCACGTTCGGCGGCGGCAACCCGGCTGCGGCGCTGACGGGTGCAGCGAACTCGCTGACCGGCGCGCTGGGCAACGTCGGCGGCGGCGCGAACCCGCTGGCCCCGGTTCAGGCCGCGGTGACCCAGGTCGTCAACACGCTGTCCGGCGCGGCCGGCGGCAGCCCGATCGCGCCGATCACGAATCTCGTGAACGGCCTGACCGGCGGCAGCAATCCGGCCGGCGCGCTGACCGGTGGGCTCGGCACGGTAACGGGCGCGCTGGGCAACGCGGGCGCACCGCTGTCGCAAGCGGCGGGCACGCTGACGGGCGCACTCGCGAACGGTCCGGCGGCACTGTCGCAGGCGGGCGGCGCGCTCGCGGGCGCGGCGGGTTCGACGGCAGCGGCGGGCGGCAGCCTGATGGGCGCGGGCGCAGGCGCGGCCGGCAGCACGGCGGGCGCGGCCGGCTCGGCGCTGACGACCGGCGCGACCGCGACGGCCACGGTCGTCAACTCGGTCGGCACCGCCGTGGGCACGGCGCTCGGCTCGACGCCGGGCGTGTCGGTCACGCCGCACACGGGCGGCGGCTCGGCGAACAACCCGCTCGGACCGGTGTCGTCGCTGCTGACGACGCTGACGGGCGCGCTGCCGAGGTAA